A DNA window from Syngnathus typhle isolate RoL2023-S1 ecotype Sweden linkage group LG2, RoL_Styp_1.0, whole genome shotgun sequence contains the following coding sequences:
- the pik3cd gene encoding phosphatidylinositol 4,5-bisphosphate 3-kinase catalytic subunit delta isoform isoform X1, whose translation MPPGKYGMQEEWERDSEQGIKMDFLLPTGIYLTFPVSHKDTIKSIKTMVWEKARGEALFTALGQPDAYVFTCIKRTGEREELEEESRRISDVQPFMGVLRLVAREGDRVEKLTNSQISFLIGKGLHEFEAQKNHEVSEFRTKIRAFCEEKAQQRQASPWQQWITYMFPCDLEPCCSLPMCGKSQNTKMFINIKFEACDESFMVQQEPQDLPLALIRSALKKKATVFRSLRQEPEDYTLQVNGRWEFIYGKHPLCQFKYIFSCLRTGQNPHLTVVHHSTISKYQEEHGMMCSQMCKSRSLSRPPPLPVKKQNTTSLWSIHEPFYIHLLQGSRVNADEGMKLVVQAGLFHGSELLCKVVTSSEVAVCSEPSWDEKVEFDINVEDLPRMSRLCFALYAVFDKAKKPRGTRKKNKKADCPIAWGNTMVFDYKDQLKTDEVLLSTWPSVPDDKSDLLNPMGTVEKNPNVDSAAGLLIRFPNIRPHPLYYPPLDKINIMETNGDGAVATKEENIKLKEIMDNKNYTEFFEDEKELLWKLRTEVREHYPESLSKLLLITKWNKREDVIQMVGLLRSWPELPAILALELLDYSFPDPAVRSFTIRCLRKLSDDELLQYLIQLVQVLKYESYLDCDLTTFLLERALFNRRIGHFLFWHLRSEIHVPSVSLRFGLILEAYCRGNIHHIKLLTKQNEAQGKMKVLSDFVKSGPQKMNAEDLKLFIRKESDALSNLLSPLNPSIVLAEICVDKCRFMDSKMKPLWFMYKTPWTQGDMMGIIFKNGDDLRQDMLTLQMIQLMENLWKKEGLDLRMIPYGCLSTGNKMGFIEVVKSSDTIANIQRNNSNSAATAAFNKDALLNWLKSKNPEDKLEQAIEEFTLSCAGYCVATYVLGIGDRHNDNIMIRETGQLFHIDFGHFLGNFKRKLGINRERVPFILTYDFVHVIQQGRTNNSEKFERFREYCERAYKILCRNGTLFVNLFAMMKAAGLPELSSFKDIQYLKDSLALGKSEEEALKNFKVKFNEALRESWKTKVNWMMHSLAKDNRP comes from the exons ATGCCCCCAGGGAAGTATGGGATGCAGGAGGAGTGGGAGCGGGACTCCGAGCAAGGCATCAAAATGGACTTCCTCTTGCCCACTGGCATCTATCTCACATTCCCTGTCTCTCACAAGGACACCATCAAGAGCATCAAAACG ATGGTTTGGGAAAAGGCCAGAGGGGAGGCACTGTTCACGGCCCTGGGTCAGCCAGATGCATATGTCTTCACTTGCATCAAGCGGACGGGCGAGagggaggagctggaggaggagtcAAGGCGTATAAGTGACGTGCAGCCCTTCATGGGTGTTTTGCGACTGGTGGCCAGGGAGGGTGACCGCGTTGAGAAACTCACCAATAGCCAAATCAGCTTTTTGATTGGCAAAG gtcTGCATGAATTTGAGGCCCAAAAGAACCATGAGGTGAGCGAGTTTCGGACCAAGATAAGAGCGTTCTGTGAGGAGAAGGCTCAACAGCGGCAggcatcgccatggcaacagtggATTACATACATGTTCCCGTGTGACCTGGAGCCATGCTGCTCTCTGCCGATGTGTGGAAAGTCACAAAACACCAAGATGTTCATCAACATCAAGTTTGAGGCTTGTGAT GAGAGCTTCATGGTGCAGCAGGAACCGCAGGACCTGCCACTGGCTCTGATAAGGAGTGCCCTGAAGAAGAAGGCCACTGTCTTTCGCTCGCTGCGTCAAGAGCCCGAGGATTACACCTTGCAGGTCAACGGCAGGTGGGAGTTCATCTATGGAAAACACCCCTTGTGCCAATTTAAA TATATTTTCTCCTGTTTGAGAACTGGCCAAAACCCTCATCTCACCGTGGTGCACCACTCCACCATCAGCAAGTACCAAGAGGAGCATGGGATGATGTGTAGTCAGATGTGCAAGAGTCGGTCTTTGTCCAGACCGCCTCCTCTGCCTGTCAAGAAG CAGAACACAACCTCTTTGTGGTCCATCCATGAACCATTCTACATCCACCTGCTGCAGGGCAGCCGAGTCAATGCCGATGAAGGAATGAAG CTTGTGGTTCAGGCTGGCCTCTTTCATGGCAGTGAGCTGCTCTGCAAGGTGGTGACCAGCTCCGAGGTGGCAGTGTGCTCTGAGCCGTCATGGGACGAAAAGGTGGAGTTTGATATCAATGTGGAGGACCTGCCTCGCATGAGCCGCCTGTGCTTTGCCCTCTATGCCGTCTTCGACAAGGCCAAAAAGCCCAGAGGGACcagaaagaaaaataagaaaGCG GATTGTCCAATAGCCTGGGGGAACACCATGGTGTTTGACTACAAGGACCAGCTGAAAACCGATGAAGTTCTTTTGTCCACATGGCCATCTGTTCCTG ATGACAAAAGTGACCTGTTGAATCCGATGGGAACAGTTGAGAAGAATCCCAATGTTGATAGTGCAGCCGGGCTTCTCATTCGCTTCCCGAACATCAGGCCCCATCCTCTTTACTATCCTCCGCTGGACAAG ATAAATATTATGGAGACAAACGGCGATGGAGCTGTCGCAACAAAAGAAGAG AACATCAAGCTGAAAGAAATAATGGACAACAAAAACTACACCGAATTCTTTGAAGACGAGAAGGAGCTGTTGTGGAAGCTCCGCACGGAAGTCAGAGAGCATTATCCCGAAAGTCTTTCCAAGCTGCTCCTCATCACCAAGTGGAATAAAAGAGAGGATGTGATCCAG ATGGTGGGTCTTCTGAGAAGCTGGCCAGAGCTTCCTGCTATCCTTGCTTTAGAGCTCTTAGATTACAGTTTTCCAGATCCTGCGGTCCGTTCTTTCACCATCCGATGCCTCAGAAAGCTCAG CGATGATGAGCTACTGCAGTATTTAATCCAGCTGGTCCAGGTCCTTAAGTATGAGTCCTATCTAGACTGTGACCTGACAACGTTTCTGCTGGAGAGGGCCTTATTCAACAGGAGGATCGGGCACTTTCTCTTTTGGCATCTCAG GTCAGAGATCCACGTGCCCTCTGTCAGCTTAAGGTTTGGCCTGATTCTTGAGGCCTACTGCAGGGGCAACATCCACCACATCAAGCTCTTAACCAAACAG AATGAGGCTCAGGGCAAAATGAAGGTCCTCAGTGACTTTGTCAAATCAGGTCCCCAGAAGATGAATGCTGAGGACCTGAAGCTGTTCATCAGAAAGGAGTCAGACGCTTTGTCCAACCTACTGTCACCGCTCAACCCCAGCATCGTCCTCGCTGAGATCTG TGTAGACAAGTGCCGATTTATGGACTCAAAGATGAAACCACTCTGGTTTATGTATAAGACTCCCTGGACTCAAGGAGACATGATGGGCATCATCTTCAAAAATGGCGATG ATCTTCGACAAGACATGTTAACCCTCCAGATGATTCAGCTCATGGAGAATTTGTGGAAGAAAGAAGGACTGGATCTCCG AATGATCCCATATGGCTGCTTATCCACTGGGAACAAGATGGGCTTTATCGAGGTGGTGAAGAGCTCAGACACCATCGCCAATATCCAACGAAACAACAGCAACAGTGCCGCAACTGCTGCCTTTAACAAGGACGCCCTGCTCAACTGGCTCAAATCTAAGAATCCAGA AGACAAACTGGAACAAGCAATCGAGGAGTTTACGCTGTCTTGTGCTGGCTACTGCGTAGCAACTTACGTTTTGGGCATCGGGGACCGTCACAATGACAATATCATGATCAGGGAAACTGGACAG TTGTTTCACATAGATTTTGGACATTTCCTGGGCAATTTCAAACGGAAACTGGGCATCAACAGAGAGCGTGTGCCTTTTATTTTGACATACGACTTTGTCCATGTGATCCAACAAGGACGGACGAACAACAGTGAGAAGTTTGAGAG GTTCAGGGAATACTGCGAGCGGGCATATAAAATTCTGTGTCGGAATGGGACACTGTTTGTCAACCTCTTTGCGATGATGAAGGCAGCAGGACTGCCTGAACTCTCTTCCTTCAAGGATATTCAGTACCTAAAG GACTCTTTAGCTTTGGGCAAATCAGAGGAAGAAGCGCTGAAGAATTTCAAAGTAAAGTTCAATGAGGCTCTACGAGAAAGCTGGAAGACCAAAGTCAACTGGATGATGCACTCTCTGGCCAAAGATAACAGACCATAA
- the pik3cd gene encoding phosphatidylinositol 4,5-bisphosphate 3-kinase catalytic subunit delta isoform isoform X2 produces MPPGKYGMQEEWERDSEQGIKMDFLLPTGIYLTFPVSHKDTIKSIKTMVWEKARGEALFTALGQPDAYVFTCIKRTGEREELEEESRRISDVQPFMGVLRLVAREGDRVEKLTNSQISFLIGKGLHEFEAQKNHEVSEFRTKIRAFCEEKAQQRQASPWQQWITYMFPCDLEPCCSLPMCGKSQNTKMFINIKFEACDESFMVQQEPQDLPLALIRSALKKKATVFRSLRQEPEDYTLQVNGRWEFIYGKHPLCQFKYIFSCLRTGQNPHLTVVHHSTISKYQEEHGMMCSQMCKSRSLSRPPPLPVKKNTTSLWSIHEPFYIHLLQGSRVNADEGMKLVVQAGLFHGSELLCKVVTSSEVAVCSEPSWDEKVEFDINVEDLPRMSRLCFALYAVFDKAKKPRGTRKKNKKADCPIAWGNTMVFDYKDQLKTDEVLLSTWPSVPDDKSDLLNPMGTVEKNPNVDSAAGLLIRFPNIRPHPLYYPPLDKINIMETNGDGAVATKEENIKLKEIMDNKNYTEFFEDEKELLWKLRTEVREHYPESLSKLLLITKWNKREDVIQMVGLLRSWPELPAILALELLDYSFPDPAVRSFTIRCLRKLSDDELLQYLIQLVQVLKYESYLDCDLTTFLLERALFNRRIGHFLFWHLRSEIHVPSVSLRFGLILEAYCRGNIHHIKLLTKQNEAQGKMKVLSDFVKSGPQKMNAEDLKLFIRKESDALSNLLSPLNPSIVLAEICVDKCRFMDSKMKPLWFMYKTPWTQGDMMGIIFKNGDDLRQDMLTLQMIQLMENLWKKEGLDLRMIPYGCLSTGNKMGFIEVVKSSDTIANIQRNNSNSAATAAFNKDALLNWLKSKNPEDKLEQAIEEFTLSCAGYCVATYVLGIGDRHNDNIMIRETGQLFHIDFGHFLGNFKRKLGINRERVPFILTYDFVHVIQQGRTNNSEKFERFREYCERAYKILCRNGTLFVNLFAMMKAAGLPELSSFKDIQYLKDSLALGKSEEEALKNFKVKFNEALRESWKTKVNWMMHSLAKDNRP; encoded by the exons ATGCCCCCAGGGAAGTATGGGATGCAGGAGGAGTGGGAGCGGGACTCCGAGCAAGGCATCAAAATGGACTTCCTCTTGCCCACTGGCATCTATCTCACATTCCCTGTCTCTCACAAGGACACCATCAAGAGCATCAAAACG ATGGTTTGGGAAAAGGCCAGAGGGGAGGCACTGTTCACGGCCCTGGGTCAGCCAGATGCATATGTCTTCACTTGCATCAAGCGGACGGGCGAGagggaggagctggaggaggagtcAAGGCGTATAAGTGACGTGCAGCCCTTCATGGGTGTTTTGCGACTGGTGGCCAGGGAGGGTGACCGCGTTGAGAAACTCACCAATAGCCAAATCAGCTTTTTGATTGGCAAAG gtcTGCATGAATTTGAGGCCCAAAAGAACCATGAGGTGAGCGAGTTTCGGACCAAGATAAGAGCGTTCTGTGAGGAGAAGGCTCAACAGCGGCAggcatcgccatggcaacagtggATTACATACATGTTCCCGTGTGACCTGGAGCCATGCTGCTCTCTGCCGATGTGTGGAAAGTCACAAAACACCAAGATGTTCATCAACATCAAGTTTGAGGCTTGTGAT GAGAGCTTCATGGTGCAGCAGGAACCGCAGGACCTGCCACTGGCTCTGATAAGGAGTGCCCTGAAGAAGAAGGCCACTGTCTTTCGCTCGCTGCGTCAAGAGCCCGAGGATTACACCTTGCAGGTCAACGGCAGGTGGGAGTTCATCTATGGAAAACACCCCTTGTGCCAATTTAAA TATATTTTCTCCTGTTTGAGAACTGGCCAAAACCCTCATCTCACCGTGGTGCACCACTCCACCATCAGCAAGTACCAAGAGGAGCATGGGATGATGTGTAGTCAGATGTGCAAGAGTCGGTCTTTGTCCAGACCGCCTCCTCTGCCTGTCAAGAAG AACACAACCTCTTTGTGGTCCATCCATGAACCATTCTACATCCACCTGCTGCAGGGCAGCCGAGTCAATGCCGATGAAGGAATGAAG CTTGTGGTTCAGGCTGGCCTCTTTCATGGCAGTGAGCTGCTCTGCAAGGTGGTGACCAGCTCCGAGGTGGCAGTGTGCTCTGAGCCGTCATGGGACGAAAAGGTGGAGTTTGATATCAATGTGGAGGACCTGCCTCGCATGAGCCGCCTGTGCTTTGCCCTCTATGCCGTCTTCGACAAGGCCAAAAAGCCCAGAGGGACcagaaagaaaaataagaaaGCG GATTGTCCAATAGCCTGGGGGAACACCATGGTGTTTGACTACAAGGACCAGCTGAAAACCGATGAAGTTCTTTTGTCCACATGGCCATCTGTTCCTG ATGACAAAAGTGACCTGTTGAATCCGATGGGAACAGTTGAGAAGAATCCCAATGTTGATAGTGCAGCCGGGCTTCTCATTCGCTTCCCGAACATCAGGCCCCATCCTCTTTACTATCCTCCGCTGGACAAG ATAAATATTATGGAGACAAACGGCGATGGAGCTGTCGCAACAAAAGAAGAG AACATCAAGCTGAAAGAAATAATGGACAACAAAAACTACACCGAATTCTTTGAAGACGAGAAGGAGCTGTTGTGGAAGCTCCGCACGGAAGTCAGAGAGCATTATCCCGAAAGTCTTTCCAAGCTGCTCCTCATCACCAAGTGGAATAAAAGAGAGGATGTGATCCAG ATGGTGGGTCTTCTGAGAAGCTGGCCAGAGCTTCCTGCTATCCTTGCTTTAGAGCTCTTAGATTACAGTTTTCCAGATCCTGCGGTCCGTTCTTTCACCATCCGATGCCTCAGAAAGCTCAG CGATGATGAGCTACTGCAGTATTTAATCCAGCTGGTCCAGGTCCTTAAGTATGAGTCCTATCTAGACTGTGACCTGACAACGTTTCTGCTGGAGAGGGCCTTATTCAACAGGAGGATCGGGCACTTTCTCTTTTGGCATCTCAG GTCAGAGATCCACGTGCCCTCTGTCAGCTTAAGGTTTGGCCTGATTCTTGAGGCCTACTGCAGGGGCAACATCCACCACATCAAGCTCTTAACCAAACAG AATGAGGCTCAGGGCAAAATGAAGGTCCTCAGTGACTTTGTCAAATCAGGTCCCCAGAAGATGAATGCTGAGGACCTGAAGCTGTTCATCAGAAAGGAGTCAGACGCTTTGTCCAACCTACTGTCACCGCTCAACCCCAGCATCGTCCTCGCTGAGATCTG TGTAGACAAGTGCCGATTTATGGACTCAAAGATGAAACCACTCTGGTTTATGTATAAGACTCCCTGGACTCAAGGAGACATGATGGGCATCATCTTCAAAAATGGCGATG ATCTTCGACAAGACATGTTAACCCTCCAGATGATTCAGCTCATGGAGAATTTGTGGAAGAAAGAAGGACTGGATCTCCG AATGATCCCATATGGCTGCTTATCCACTGGGAACAAGATGGGCTTTATCGAGGTGGTGAAGAGCTCAGACACCATCGCCAATATCCAACGAAACAACAGCAACAGTGCCGCAACTGCTGCCTTTAACAAGGACGCCCTGCTCAACTGGCTCAAATCTAAGAATCCAGA AGACAAACTGGAACAAGCAATCGAGGAGTTTACGCTGTCTTGTGCTGGCTACTGCGTAGCAACTTACGTTTTGGGCATCGGGGACCGTCACAATGACAATATCATGATCAGGGAAACTGGACAG TTGTTTCACATAGATTTTGGACATTTCCTGGGCAATTTCAAACGGAAACTGGGCATCAACAGAGAGCGTGTGCCTTTTATTTTGACATACGACTTTGTCCATGTGATCCAACAAGGACGGACGAACAACAGTGAGAAGTTTGAGAG GTTCAGGGAATACTGCGAGCGGGCATATAAAATTCTGTGTCGGAATGGGACACTGTTTGTCAACCTCTTTGCGATGATGAAGGCAGCAGGACTGCCTGAACTCTCTTCCTTCAAGGATATTCAGTACCTAAAG GACTCTTTAGCTTTGGGCAAATCAGAGGAAGAAGCGCTGAAGAATTTCAAAGTAAAGTTCAATGAGGCTCTACGAGAAAGCTGGAAGACCAAAGTCAACTGGATGATGCACTCTCTGGCCAAAGATAACAGACCATAA
- the ctnnbip1 gene encoding beta-catenin-interacting protein 1: MNREEAPGKSPEDMYIQQKVRVLLMLKKMGSNLTPSEEAFLRNYAGVVHSQMSQLPQHSIDQGAEDVVMAFSRSETEDRRQ; the protein is encoded by the exons ATGAACCGCGAGGAGGCCCCGGGAAAGTCTCCTGAAGACATGTATATCCAACAGAAAGTGCGGGTCCTGCTAATGCTCAAAAAAATGGGATCAAAT CTTACGCCAAGTGAAGAGGCTTTTCTCCGAAATTATGCTGGTGTGGTCCACAGTCAGATGAGCCAGCTGCCACAGCACAGTATTGATCAGG GTGCAGAGGACGTAGTGATGGCGTTCTCGCGGTCAGAGACGGAGGACCGGCGACAGTGA